One genomic region from Frateuria soli encodes:
- a CDS encoding family 43 glycosylhydrolase, with protein MPLARPRPCLALLVVGALAAPAAAAAVNPHGRTWANPVDLDYRYNYEQMNQGISYRTGADPAVVRFGEAYYLFLTLADGYWRSTDLLHWDFVKPDRWPFDGPVAPATLVADGKLFLMQSAMQPVPLLYSTDPAHGHWDFWTRLLPPVPGAVWAGHESEMKPGDLPPGPWDPGLFRDEDGKTYLYWNSSNVFPLYGARIDLALDHEDQGEGKRVTFASKPQALLRLHPDRHGWERFGRDHTDESIDPYVEGAWMNRHGDTYYLQYGAPGTEFNVYATGVYTSDKPLGPFHYARYNPVGYKPGGFVVGAGHGSTFDDAYGNTWNTGTMWVGVNWRFERRIDLFPAGYHDDGQMWLDTRFGDFPQRMPDHKLRPGESTFTGWMLLSWRKPATASSQLPGHGPAEVTDENPRTYWVAARDNPGQTLTVDLGATRTVRAVQINFADYKAGRYGDAPDIVTQFKLEGSNDGTHWTLLADLSHEQRDRPDAYLELNQPARIRYVRYVHGHVGARHLAISDLRVFGNADGAPPPAPELVSATRDADTRNAEIVWKPVPGAVGYNVRWGLSADRLHETYQRFADRPTHLELRALSKGVRYAVAVEAFDERGVSKLSRVAWLEP; from the coding sequence ATGCCGCTCGCCCGCCCCCGCCCCTGCCTCGCCCTGCTGGTGGTCGGCGCCCTCGCGGCCCCCGCTGCCGCCGCCGCGGTGAACCCGCATGGGCGCACCTGGGCCAATCCGGTCGACCTCGATTACCGCTACAACTACGAGCAGATGAACCAGGGCATCTCCTACCGCACCGGTGCCGACCCGGCGGTAGTGCGCTTTGGCGAGGCGTATTACCTGTTCCTGACCCTGGCCGACGGCTACTGGCGATCCACCGACCTGCTGCATTGGGACTTCGTCAAGCCGGATCGCTGGCCGTTCGACGGCCCGGTGGCGCCGGCGACGCTGGTCGCCGACGGCAAGCTGTTCCTGATGCAGTCGGCAATGCAACCGGTGCCGCTGCTGTATTCCACCGACCCCGCGCACGGCCACTGGGATTTCTGGACCCGCCTGCTGCCACCGGTGCCCGGCGCGGTCTGGGCCGGGCACGAAAGCGAGATGAAACCCGGCGACCTGCCGCCCGGACCGTGGGATCCGGGCCTGTTCCGCGACGAGGACGGCAAGACCTACCTGTACTGGAATTCCTCGAACGTCTTTCCGCTCTACGGCGCACGGATCGACCTGGCGCTGGACCACGAGGATCAGGGCGAGGGCAAGCGCGTCACCTTCGCCAGCAAACCGCAGGCCCTGCTGCGCCTGCATCCGGACCGGCACGGCTGGGAGCGCTTCGGCCGGGACCACACCGACGAGAGCATCGATCCCTACGTCGAAGGCGCCTGGATGAACCGCCATGGCGATACCTACTACCTGCAGTACGGCGCGCCCGGCACCGAGTTCAACGTCTATGCCACCGGCGTCTACACCAGCGACAAGCCGCTGGGCCCGTTCCACTACGCGCGCTACAACCCGGTCGGCTACAAGCCCGGCGGCTTCGTGGTCGGCGCCGGCCACGGCTCCACCTTCGACGATGCCTACGGCAACACCTGGAACACCGGCACCATGTGGGTGGGCGTGAACTGGCGCTTCGAGCGCCGCATCGATCTGTTCCCCGCCGGCTACCACGACGACGGCCAGATGTGGCTCGACACCCGCTTCGGCGATTTCCCGCAGCGCATGCCCGACCACAAGCTCAGGCCTGGCGAGAGCACGTTCACCGGCTGGATGCTGCTGTCCTGGCGCAAGCCTGCCACCGCCTCGTCGCAGTTGCCCGGTCACGGCCCGGCCGAGGTCACCGACGAGAACCCGCGCACGTACTGGGTCGCCGCACGGGACAACCCGGGCCAGACGCTGACCGTCGATCTCGGCGCCACGCGGACCGTGCGCGCGGTGCAAATCAACTTCGCCGACTACAAGGCCGGCCGCTACGGCGATGCGCCGGACATCGTCACGCAGTTCAAGCTCGAAGGATCCAACGACGGCACGCACTGGACCCTGCTTGCCGATCTCTCGCACGAACAGCGCGACCGGCCCGATGCCTACCTGGAACTGAACCAGCCCGCGCGCATCCGCTACGTACGCTACGTGCACGGGCACGTTGGCGCCAGGCACCTGGCGATCTCCGACCTGCGCGTGTTCGGCAATGCCGACGGTGCGCCGCCACCGGCGCCGGAGCTGGTTTCCGCCACTCGCGATGCGGACACGCGCAACGCCGAAATCGTCTGGAAGCCGGTGCCGGGCGCCGTGGGCTACAACGTGCGCTGGGGACTGTCCGCCGATCGCCTGCACGAGACCTACCAGCGCTTCGCCGACCGGCCCACGCACCTGGAACTTCGCGCGCTCAGCAAGGGAGTGCGTTACGCGGTGGCGGTCGAGGCGTTCGACGAACGGGGGGTGTCGAAGCTGTCGCGGGTGGCCTGGCTCGAACCCTGA
- a CDS encoding endonuclease/exonuclease/phosphatase family protein, with translation MHLLPRVFLLCGLALASTTAGAAPATDNHDLRVMTFNVRYGEADDGINAWPRRRDLMVQVIRQEHPDILGTQELLRPQADYLQRHLPGYTWFGMGRNGNEIDRNGNEHMGVFYDEARLEVLGSGNFWFSDTPDKPGSIGAGLLMPRMVTWAKFRDRRSGREFYFYDTHFPYRDGEEAEATRARCAEEIRRRLAELPASLPFILTGDFNATPGSRTHAVLTDVLHDARTSAPRHEGPDGTFHDFTGQATRRIDWILYRGLKADDVRTITTHDGKVYPSDHFPVVADFDW, from the coding sequence ATGCACCTGTTGCCACGCGTTTTCCTGCTTTGCGGCCTTGCGCTCGCATCGACCACCGCCGGCGCCGCGCCTGCAACGGACAACCACGACCTTCGCGTCATGACGTTCAACGTGCGCTACGGCGAGGCCGACGACGGCATCAACGCCTGGCCGCGACGCCGTGACCTGATGGTCCAGGTGATCCGGCAGGAACACCCCGACATCCTGGGCACGCAGGAACTGCTCAGGCCACAGGCCGACTACCTGCAGCGGCACCTGCCGGGCTACACGTGGTTCGGCATGGGTCGCAACGGCAACGAGATCGACCGCAACGGCAATGAGCACATGGGCGTCTTCTACGACGAGGCGCGCCTGGAAGTGCTCGGGTCCGGCAATTTCTGGTTCTCGGATACCCCGGACAAGCCCGGAAGCATTGGCGCCGGCCTGTTGATGCCGCGCATGGTCACCTGGGCGAAGTTCCGCGACCGACGCAGCGGCAGGGAGTTCTACTTCTACGACACGCACTTTCCCTACCGCGACGGCGAGGAGGCGGAGGCGACCCGCGCGCGCTGTGCGGAGGAGATCCGCCGGCGCCTGGCAGAACTGCCCGCGTCACTGCCGTTCATCCTGACCGGCGACTTCAACGCCACGCCAGGCAGCAGGACGCATGCCGTCCTGACCGATGTCCTGCACGATGCGCGCACGTCGGCGCCACGGCACGAGGGCCCCGACGGCACCTTCCACGACTTCACCGGCCAGGCGACCCGCCGCATCGACTGGATCCTCTATCGCGGCCTGAAGGCCGACGACGTCCGCACGATCACCACGCACGACGGCAAGGTCTATCCGTCGGACCACTTCCCGGTGGTGGCCGATTTCGACTGGTAG
- a CDS encoding glycoside hydrolase family 3 N-terminal domain-containing protein, whose amino-acid sequence MKRSSISCLPPAALLLAATVSFAPAHAREEAAALPRAAAPSNAQLASPEIERRVEALLGQMTLEEKIGQLVQYNDQGFSAPTPANGEQALAANPETRTQVDAMALAKQGRLGSMLNVIGAQKTRAFQEAAVHSRLHIPILFGADVIHGYRTIYPVPLGLAASWDPALVRELSHMAATEATTAGVKWFYSPMVDISRDARWGRSTEGAGEDPYLGAAMARAYVRGYQGTDLSRPDSVAASVKHFAAYGAAEAGREYNTTDMSDIRLRQVYLPPYKAAVEAGAATMMSSFNALNGVPATADPYLMDEILRQEWGFNGFVVSDYTAVMELTHHGIALDAATATEKALEAGVDVDMMSHFYDTQIPRLLAEDRLSMATVDEAVRRVLRVKFALGLFEHPYAHGTEVTHAVPGHRPLVRRAAEESFVLLRNASAGGKAVLPLGGEVKTVALVGPLADAANEMQGAWGGGTQASDVVTLRQALERRMQERGGHLRFAHGTDIDSDSTAGFDAALEAARQADVVVMALGESSAMSGEAGSRAHLDLPGNQQALLEKVVAAGKPVVLLVFSGRPLVLDWAARHVPAIMAVWFPGTEAGNALANVLFGDAAPSGKLPMSFPRAVGQEPLYYNQFPTGRPAGDADLSKPPDGGETRFVSRYIDVPNDALFPFGHGLGYTSFAYSNVRVSRGTLPLAEANRPGAGSLVTVTATLTNTGRREGTEVAQLYVRNLGASVEQPVRSLKGFQRVTLKPGESRQLRFELGFPELSFYNVHSRQVVEPTHYTVWVGGSSQATEKADFDVSR is encoded by the coding sequence ATGAAACGATCATCGATCTCCTGCCTGCCTCCTGCCGCGTTGCTGCTTGCAGCCACGGTGTCCTTTGCACCTGCGCACGCCAGGGAGGAGGCCGCCGCCTTGCCGCGCGCCGCCGCGCCGTCGAACGCGCAACTGGCATCGCCCGAGATCGAGCGGCGCGTCGAGGCGCTGCTCGGGCAAATGACACTGGAGGAGAAGATCGGCCAGCTCGTGCAGTACAACGATCAGGGCTTCAGCGCGCCGACGCCCGCCAATGGCGAGCAGGCGCTGGCCGCCAACCCGGAGACCAGGACCCAGGTCGACGCCATGGCGCTGGCGAAGCAGGGCCGGCTCGGCTCGATGCTCAACGTGATCGGCGCACAGAAGACGCGTGCCTTCCAGGAGGCGGCGGTGCACAGCCGCCTGCACATTCCGATCCTGTTCGGCGCGGACGTGATCCACGGCTACCGCACGATCTACCCGGTGCCGCTGGGTCTGGCCGCTTCGTGGGATCCAGCGCTGGTCCGGGAGCTCTCGCACATGGCCGCGACGGAGGCCACCACCGCCGGCGTGAAGTGGTTCTATTCGCCGATGGTGGACATCTCGCGCGATGCGCGCTGGGGCCGCTCGACCGAAGGCGCCGGCGAGGACCCGTACCTCGGCGCGGCGATGGCGCGCGCCTACGTGCGCGGCTACCAGGGCACCGACCTGTCCCGGCCGGACAGCGTGGCCGCCTCGGTCAAGCACTTCGCCGCCTACGGCGCAGCCGAGGCCGGGCGCGAGTACAACACCACCGACATGTCCGACATCCGTCTGCGCCAGGTCTACCTGCCGCCGTACAAGGCGGCGGTCGAGGCCGGCGCGGCAACGATGATGAGCTCGTTCAACGCGCTCAACGGCGTGCCCGCCACCGCCGACCCCTACCTGATGGACGAGATCCTGCGTCAGGAATGGGGCTTCAACGGCTTCGTGGTCAGCGATTACACGGCGGTGATGGAACTGACCCACCACGGCATCGCGCTCGACGCCGCCACCGCGACCGAGAAGGCGCTGGAGGCGGGCGTGGACGTGGACATGATGTCCCACTTCTACGACACGCAGATCCCCAGGCTGCTGGCCGAAGACAGGCTGTCGATGGCTACCGTGGACGAGGCGGTGCGGCGCGTGCTGCGGGTGAAGTTCGCGCTGGGTCTGTTCGAGCACCCCTACGCGCATGGCACCGAGGTGACCCATGCGGTGCCGGGGCATCGCCCGCTGGTGCGCCGCGCCGCCGAGGAGTCGTTCGTGCTGTTGCGCAACGCGTCGGCCGGCGGCAAGGCGGTGCTGCCGCTGGGCGGGGAGGTAAAGACCGTAGCGCTCGTCGGACCGCTCGCCGATGCCGCCAACGAGATGCAGGGCGCCTGGGGCGGGGGCACGCAGGCGTCCGACGTGGTGACGCTGCGACAGGCGCTGGAGCGGCGCATGCAGGAGCGCGGCGGACATCTGCGGTTCGCGCATGGGACCGACATCGACAGTGATTCGACCGCGGGCTTCGATGCCGCGCTCGAGGCGGCGCGCCAGGCCGACGTCGTGGTGATGGCGCTGGGTGAATCCTCGGCGATGAGCGGCGAGGCCGGCTCGCGCGCCCACCTGGATCTGCCGGGGAACCAGCAGGCACTGCTGGAGAAGGTCGTGGCCGCCGGCAAGCCGGTCGTGCTGCTGGTGTTCTCCGGCCGCCCGCTGGTGCTGGACTGGGCCGCCAGGCACGTGCCGGCGATCATGGCGGTGTGGTTTCCCGGCACCGAGGCAGGCAACGCGCTGGCCAACGTGCTGTTCGGCGACGCGGCGCCCAGCGGCAAGCTGCCGATGAGCTTCCCGCGGGCGGTGGGACAGGAGCCGCTGTACTACAACCAGTTCCCGACCGGCCGTCCGGCCGGCGACGCCGACCTGAGCAAGCCGCCGGACGGCGGCGAGACGCGCTTCGTCTCGCGCTACATCGACGTGCCGAACGATGCGCTGTTCCCGTTCGGCCATGGGCTCGGCTACACGAGCTTCGCCTATTCCAACGTGCGCGTGTCGCGCGGCACGCTGCCGCTCGCCGAAGCCAACCGCCCGGGCGCCGGATCGCTGGTGACGGTCACCGCCACGCTGACCAACACCGGCAGGCGCGAAGGCACGGAAGTGGCCCAGCTCTACGTGCGCAACCTCGGCGCGAGCGTCGAGCAACCGGTGCGCAGCCTGAAGGGCTTCCAGCGCGTGACACTGAAGCCGGGCGAGTCGCGGCAGTTGCGCTTCGAACTCGGCTTCCCGGAGTTGTCGTTCTATAACGTGCACAGCCGCCAGGTGGTGGAGCCCACGCACTACACGGTCTGGGTCGGCGGCAGCTCGCAGGCGACCGAGAAAGCCGACTTCGACGTTAGCCGTTAA
- a CDS encoding acyltransferase family protein, which translates to MASMNAYRPDIDGMRAVAVLSVLAYHYGLSAPGGFVGVDVFFVISGYLIGSLLYEQATWGTFSYLAFYARRARRILPALLAVLAVTYAVMLVVATPSDLESYGHTAVATLLSLSNVQLWQSLDYFHPTADLNPLLMTWSLGVEEQFYLVAPLVMLLLPRLALCARPMVLGGLIVGSLGLAVWAVRIQPGAAFYLLPTRAWELAAGVLVGVLEIHRIGLRVRGPAAEALAWAGLLLIALPVMSYGRDTVFPGWTAVPPVLGSALLLSTPQAALNRRVLALPPLRAIGLVSYSLYLWHWPLISMARLVEGREPSLWARIALLALSGLLAAASYRFVETPFRRGASPARVSLKRYAAVLGVALVMVGSAVVMQGFPRRWPGQFVVEARQFDSHHNPCLAVHHDPTPETSRLCYPEGEKLIALVGDSHAAALAAGLRAVAAREGWGLVVLAKASCQFLVGAGPKVARHPELLHDCSSFNRRVMTMLLDDPRVGGVIIAGAWRAGSMRPTHYVALDGPARPSDELFAQGLARAVRTLEEAGKRVVIARDIPFLRLEPRSLLAACASWWRHLWPGQGEPGSCGRVDRANTVSDAPALAVLARVARETGASLVDPRARFCDASGCRIALDGRTYYRDRQHLSPLGSSQAAAAFEVPLENLVSSDPWGRAGATAYGRAAQLPLPESSAVVSRSREEN; encoded by the coding sequence ATGGCCTCGATGAATGCCTATCGGCCCGACATCGACGGCATGCGCGCCGTCGCCGTGCTGAGCGTGCTGGCCTATCACTACGGGCTCTCTGCCCCGGGCGGCTTCGTCGGCGTAGACGTGTTCTTCGTCATCTCCGGTTATCTGATCGGCAGCCTGCTTTACGAACAGGCAACCTGGGGAACGTTCTCCTACCTGGCGTTCTACGCCCGCCGTGCGCGGCGCATCCTGCCGGCGTTGCTGGCGGTGCTGGCCGTGACCTATGCGGTCATGCTGGTAGTCGCCACGCCCTCGGACCTCGAATCCTACGGGCACACGGCGGTGGCCACGTTGCTGTCGCTCTCCAACGTCCAGTTGTGGCAGTCGCTCGATTACTTCCACCCGACCGCCGACTTGAATCCGCTGTTGATGACGTGGTCGCTGGGCGTCGAAGAGCAGTTCTACCTGGTTGCGCCGCTGGTGATGCTGCTGCTTCCGCGGCTTGCGCTATGCGCCCGACCGATGGTGCTTGGCGGCCTGATCGTCGGTTCGCTGGGGTTGGCGGTGTGGGCCGTTCGGATCCAGCCCGGGGCAGCGTTCTATTTGCTGCCGACGCGCGCGTGGGAGTTGGCCGCGGGCGTGCTGGTCGGGGTGCTCGAGATCCACCGGATCGGCCTGCGTGTCCGAGGCCCGGCAGCCGAGGCCTTGGCATGGGCCGGCCTGCTGCTGATCGCCTTGCCGGTCATGTCCTATGGCAGGGACACCGTGTTTCCCGGCTGGACGGCAGTGCCGCCGGTGCTCGGCAGCGCGCTGTTGTTGAGTACGCCCCAGGCGGCGTTGAACCGGCGGGTGCTGGCGCTTCCTCCGCTGCGGGCGATCGGACTGGTGTCCTATTCGCTGTACCTGTGGCATTGGCCGTTGATAAGCATGGCCCGGCTGGTGGAGGGGAGGGAGCCATCGCTCTGGGCGCGCATCGCGCTGCTGGCGCTTTCGGGCCTGCTGGCTGCCGCCAGCTACCGCTTTGTGGAAACGCCGTTCCGACGCGGAGCGTCCCCGGCGCGCGTGTCGCTCAAGCGCTATGCGGCGGTATTGGGCGTTGCGCTGGTGATGGTCGGCTCGGCCGTGGTCATGCAGGGATTTCCGCGGCGCTGGCCCGGGCAGTTCGTGGTCGAAGCCCGGCAATTCGATTCGCACCACAACCCCTGCCTGGCCGTGCATCACGACCCCACGCCCGAAACCTCCCGGCTCTGCTACCCCGAGGGCGAAAAGCTGATCGCGCTGGTCGGCGACAGCCATGCTGCCGCACTCGCCGCGGGCCTGCGTGCGGTGGCGGCTCGCGAGGGGTGGGGACTTGTCGTGCTGGCCAAGGCCTCGTGCCAGTTCCTGGTGGGAGCGGGACCGAAAGTGGCCAGGCACCCGGAACTGCTGCACGACTGTTCGAGCTTCAACCGACGCGTGATGACCATGCTGCTGGACGATCCGCGGGTGGGTGGCGTCATCATCGCCGGCGCCTGGCGCGCCGGTTCGATGCGCCCGACCCACTACGTCGCGCTCGACGGCCCCGCGCGGCCGTCCGACGAGCTGTTCGCGCAAGGACTGGCCAGGGCGGTACGGACGCTTGAAGAGGCCGGCAAGCGGGTGGTCATCGCCCGCGACATCCCGTTCCTCCGGCTCGAACCGCGCTCCCTCCTGGCGGCCTGCGCCAGCTGGTGGCGCCATCTCTGGCCGGGGCAAGGCGAGCCAGGCAGTTGCGGACGGGTCGACCGCGCCAATACGGTTTCGGACGCCCCCGCCCTGGCCGTCCTGGCACGGGTGGCGCGGGAGACCGGCGCGTCCCTGGTCGATCCGCGTGCCCGGTTCTGCGACGCGTCCGGTTGTCGCATCGCGCTGGATGGGCGGACCTACTACCGCGATCGGCAGCACTTGAGCCCGCTGGGTTCGTCACAAGCCGCGGCGGCCTTCGAGGTGCCGCTGGAGAACCTCGTTTCTTCCGATCCCTGGGGGCGTGCGGGTGCGACCGCCTACGGGCGTGCCGCGCAGCTCCCCCTGCCCGAGTCGAGCGCAGTCGTTTCCCGGTCGCGCGAGGAAAACTGA
- the pyrC gene encoding dihydroorotase produces MSTTHLTLTRPDDWHLHLRDGAMLAAVLPHTARCFARAIVMPNLKPPVATVALARAYRERILAALPAGAQFEPLMTLYLTEATTPEDIAEARASGFVHAIKYYPAGATTNAASGVTDLRRCYRVFEAMEKHGLPLLMHGEVTDPAVDVFDREPVFVERHLTTLQRDFPALRMVLEHITTREAAQFVREAPAHVGATITPQHLLMNRNAIFAGGLRPHSYCLPVLKRESHRQALVEVATSGDPSFFLGTDSAPHPRHAKESSCGCAGIYSAHAAIELYAEAFEAAGALDRLEAFASFHGADFYGLPRNTGTITLLRQPWTVPEEVDFGGVPGVPMRAGETLAWRLEA; encoded by the coding sequence ATGAGCACGACCCACCTCACCCTGACCCGTCCCGACGACTGGCACCTGCACCTGCGCGACGGCGCCATGCTGGCCGCCGTGCTGCCGCATACCGCCCGCTGCTTCGCGCGCGCCATCGTGATGCCGAACCTGAAGCCGCCGGTGGCCACCGTGGCGCTGGCCCGCGCCTACCGCGAACGCATCCTGGCCGCGCTGCCCGCGGGCGCGCAGTTCGAGCCGTTGATGACGCTGTACCTGACCGAGGCGACCACGCCGGAGGACATCGCCGAAGCACGCGCCAGCGGCTTCGTGCACGCCATCAAGTACTACCCGGCCGGGGCCACCACCAACGCGGCCAGCGGCGTCACCGACCTGCGCCGCTGCTACCGGGTGTTCGAAGCCATGGAGAAGCACGGGCTGCCATTGCTGATGCACGGCGAGGTCACCGATCCGGCCGTGGACGTGTTCGACCGCGAACCGGTGTTCGTGGAACGCCATCTGACCACGCTGCAGCGCGACTTCCCGGCGCTGCGCATGGTGCTCGAACACATCACCACGCGCGAGGCGGCCCAGTTCGTGCGCGAGGCACCGGCGCACGTCGGCGCCACCATCACGCCGCAGCACCTGCTCATGAACCGCAACGCCATCTTCGCCGGCGGCCTGCGCCCGCACAGCTACTGCCTGCCGGTACTCAAGCGCGAAAGCCATCGCCAGGCGCTGGTCGAGGTCGCCACCAGCGGCGACCCGAGTTTTTTCCTGGGCACCGACAGCGCCCCGCATCCGCGCCATGCGAAGGAGAGCAGCTGCGGCTGCGCCGGCATCTATTCCGCGCATGCGGCCATCGAGCTTTATGCCGAGGCCTTCGAGGCCGCCGGCGCGCTGGACAGGCTGGAGGCCTTCGCCAGCTTCCACGGCGCCGACTTCTACGGCCTGCCCCGCAATACCGGCACGATCACCTTGCTCAGGCAGCCGTGGACGGTACCGGAGGAAGTCGATTTCGGCGGCGTGCCCGGGGTGCCGATGCGCGCGGGCGAAACCCTCGCCTGGCGGCTGGAGGCCTGA
- a CDS encoding M24 family metallopeptidase, whose translation MSSPDDVMHPGRRRFLQTTALGAAALPVAVLGTGAAASGAGPGGIKLPPSILALESVTSQIVPITDDERRARLAKAQELMGRAGMDAIYLDGGTTLDYFTGMRWWTSERLMGMLLPRSGDPVYIVPAFERARALEQIRFGHDVRTWQENESPYALVAQVMREKRAGTGVLGVGDKVPFFRSTGLAQAMPQARLVPATPVTAGCRAIKSPAELALMQVACNATLALYKAIWQGLEPGMTQQHIASWVDAGYARMGLRGDASINVGSYTAQPHGSREPQVIREGTPVMLDDGCYVEGYMSDLTRTFTLGKASDKMKRVFDIVRKAQQAALAAARPGATMESVDAAARKVIVDAGYGPGYTYFSHRLGHGIGMDMHEWYYLVQGNTRRIEPGMTFSDEPGIYIPGEFGVRLEDDMHVTADGARWFTPQSPSIEQPFG comes from the coding sequence ATGAGTTCCCCTGACGACGTGATGCACCCCGGCCGCCGCCGCTTCCTGCAGACCACGGCGCTCGGTGCCGCGGCCTTGCCGGTGGCGGTGCTGGGCACGGGCGCCGCCGCATCCGGAGCGGGACCGGGCGGCATCAAGCTGCCGCCTTCCATCCTTGCCCTCGAGTCGGTCACGTCGCAGATCGTGCCGATCACGGACGACGAGCGCCGCGCCCGGCTGGCGAAGGCGCAGGAGCTGATGGGCCGGGCCGGGATGGATGCGATCTACCTCGACGGCGGCACCACGCTGGACTACTTCACCGGCATGCGCTGGTGGACCAGCGAGCGCCTGATGGGAATGTTGCTGCCGCGCTCGGGCGACCCGGTGTACATCGTGCCGGCGTTCGAGCGCGCTCGCGCGCTGGAGCAGATCCGCTTCGGCCACGACGTGCGCACCTGGCAGGAGAACGAGAGCCCCTATGCGCTGGTCGCGCAGGTGATGCGCGAGAAGCGCGCCGGCACCGGCGTGCTGGGTGTCGGGGACAAGGTGCCGTTCTTCCGGAGCACCGGCCTCGCGCAGGCCATGCCGCAGGCCCGGCTGGTTCCGGCCACGCCGGTCACGGCCGGCTGCCGCGCGATCAAGAGCCCCGCGGAACTGGCGCTGATGCAGGTGGCGTGCAACGCCACGCTGGCGCTGTACAAGGCGATCTGGCAGGGGCTGGAGCCGGGCATGACCCAGCAGCACATCGCCTCGTGGGTGGACGCCGGCTACGCGCGCATGGGCCTGCGTGGCGATGCCAGCATCAACGTCGGCAGCTACACCGCGCAGCCGCATGGCTCGCGCGAGCCGCAGGTGATCCGCGAGGGCACGCCGGTGATGCTGGACGATGGCTGCTACGTGGAGGGCTACATGAGCGACCTCACCCGCACCTTCACGCTGGGCAAGGCCAGCGACAAGATGAAGCGGGTGTTCGACATCGTGCGCAAGGCGCAGCAGGCGGCGCTCGCCGCCGCGCGTCCGGGGGCGACGATGGAGTCGGTCGACGCCGCGGCGCGCAAGGTGATCGTGGATGCCGGGTACGGACCCGGCTACACGTATTTCTCGCACCGCCTCGGCCACGGCATCGGGATGGACATGCACGAGTGGTATTACCTCGTGCAGGGCAATACGCGCCGGATCGAACCGGGCATGACCTTCAGCGACGAGCCGGGAATCTACATTCCCGGCGAGTTCGGCGTGCGGCTGGAGGACGACATGCACGTCACCGCCGACGGCGCGCGCTGGTTCACGCCGCAAAGCCCGTCCATCGAGCAGCCGTTCGGCTGA
- a CDS encoding chloride channel protein encodes MRQSYLTEPLVMLATVLQWLVLATLAGALVGTGCSAFLRILFATSDHIYAAPLWVQMAVLPIGGLANGLLLQYGKRLNRTGLKDSVIIAVNDQHGALPWKTLWVKPVATLITLGCGGSAGKEGPCSHLGASIASGLGELLKLNSELRRRMVACGVSAGFASVFGTPIAGAIYGVEMLAIGRIRHNFLFPAIVASVTSYEVSRFWGVPYPRIAVSFVGDFTELLFLKTVAIGILCGAVAWVFIELLHGARRQFARLRDRFDIPQPLMPAIGGVVLALLILVIPYDYMGLSLPLMDRALQGEPMPYLGFLWKALLVAVTLGSGFYGGLITEQFVMGAVVGGAFAHLFALQPALGAAVGLVAVVAAASNTPIAAILMGVELLGGDSTLYVAGACIAAYLIVGHRSVYPEQQIAGTKSSWMTARADVLVSEEKVRLSRELVRWWHDRRPGVPPAPTEPPEDKL; translated from the coding sequence ATGCGCCAGTCCTACCTGACCGAACCCCTGGTGATGCTGGCAACGGTGCTGCAGTGGCTCGTGCTGGCCACTCTCGCCGGTGCGCTGGTCGGCACCGGCTGCAGCGCCTTCCTGCGCATCCTGTTCGCCACCTCCGACCACATCTACGCCGCGCCCTTGTGGGTGCAGATGGCGGTGCTGCCGATCGGTGGCCTGGCCAATGGCCTGCTGCTGCAGTACGGCAAGCGCCTCAACCGCACCGGCCTCAAGGATTCGGTGATCATCGCCGTCAATGACCAGCACGGCGCGCTGCCGTGGAAGACGCTGTGGGTCAAGCCGGTCGCCACGCTGATCACGCTCGGCTGCGGCGGTTCGGCGGGCAAGGAGGGGCCCTGCTCGCACCTGGGCGCGAGCATCGCCTCGGGCCTGGGCGAGCTGCTCAAACTCAACTCGGAATTGCGCCGGCGCATGGTCGCCTGCGGCGTCAGCGCGGGCTTCGCCAGCGTGTTCGGCACGCCGATCGCCGGCGCGATCTACGGCGTGGAAATGCTGGCAATCGGCCGCATCCGCCACAACTTCCTGTTCCCGGCGATCGTCGCCAGCGTGACCTCCTACGAGGTCAGCCGCTTCTGGGGCGTGCCCTACCCGCGCATCGCCGTATCCTTCGTGGGCGACTTCACCGAGCTTCTGTTCCTCAAGACGGTTGCGATCGGCATCCTGTGCGGCGCGGTGGCGTGGGTGTTCATCGAGCTGCTGCACGGGGCACGCCGGCAGTTCGCCCGGCTGCGCGATCGCTTCGACATCCCGCAGCCACTGATGCCCGCCATCGGCGGCGTGGTGCTGGCGCTGCTGATCCTGGTGATTCCCTACGACTACATGGGCCTCAGCCTGCCGCTGATGGACCGCGCGCTGCAAGGCGAGCCGATGCCCTACCTGGGCTTCCTGTGGAAGGCGCTGCTGGTCGCGGTCACGCTGGGCTCGGGCTTCTACGGCGGGCTGATCACCGAGCAGTTCGTGATGGGCGCGGTGGTCGGCGGCGCCTTCGCCCACCTGTTCGCCCTGCAGCCGGCGCTGGGCGCGGCGGTCGGGCTCGTGGCGGTGGTCGCGGCCGCCTCCAACACGCCGATCGCCGCGATCCTGATGGGGGTCGAACTGCTGGGCGGCGACAGCACGCTCTACGTCGCCGGCGCCTGCATCGCCGCCTACCTCATCGTCGGCCACCGCAGCGTGTATCCGGAACAGCAGATTGCCGGCACCAAGAGCTCGTGGATGACCGCCCGCGCCGACGTGCTGGTGAGCGAGGAAAAGGTGCGGCTCTCGCGCGAGCTGGTGCGCTGGTGGCACGATCGCCGCCCCGGTGTGCCGCCCGCGCCGACCGAGCCGCCGGAGGACAAGCTCTGA